GTGCTGCTGCGCGCGGCTGACCTGGTCGGCCTGCTGGCGGATGGGCATTTCCAGCAGCAGCACGTCCAGCCCGCTGCGTGCGGCCAGCGCGGAGACGACGGCGGAATCGACGCCGCCGGAGACGCCGACGGCAAATCCTCGGGCGCGGGCGGCGGCGGCATAGTCGCGCAGCCATTGCACGATGTGCGCGCTTACGGCTTGTGTGTCCATAAAAACAATCCTTTCCTGACAAAAAACCGCCGCACTATAACGCCCGAGGCTGCCGTTTACAATCGGGCGTTTTCAGACGGCCTGCCGCTTCTGCTAGAATCCGCGCTTTCGTTTTCCGCCGCACACGGGGCGCATCATGCAGGACGTGTTCAACATTACCGCACCGGTTTTTCTGATTATCGCGCTGGGCTACGGCGCGGTGCGTTCGGGCGCGTTCTGCTTCGAGGAATTGCGCGGCGCGGCGAAATTCGTGCTGAAAACCGGCCTGCCCGCGCTGGTGTTTTTCGCCATTGCGGGCAAACCCTTTCGCGAGGTGTTCGACGCGGTGTATCTGGCGGGCTACGGCCTGGCGACCTTCTGCGCCTTCTCCGCCGGCTGGCTCCTGATGCGCCTGCGCACGGGCGACGGGGTGCAGGCGGCCTTGGGCGGCTTTGCCGTGTCCTTCTCCAACACGGGCTTTATCGGCTACCCGATTCTCACCATGGCGGTGGGCGAGGCGGCGGGCAAATATTTCGCCATGAACGTGCTGGTGGAAAATATGTTTCTGATTCCGCTGTTTTTCCTTCTGGCCGACTCGGCCGGCGGGGGCGGGGAAAAAGGCCGTCTGAAAACCGCGCTGCCGGTTGTCGCCAATCTGTTGAAAAACCCGATTATGCTGGCGCAGTTTGCCGCGCTGCCCTTCGCGCTGGGCTGGCTGCCGCTGCCCGCCGCGCTGCTGAAAACCGCCTCGGTGCTCGCTTCTGGCTCGGCTCCGGTTGCCCTGTTTGTCATCGGCGGCAGCCTGGTCGGCCTCAAACTCGGCGGCCGGCTGGGCGAAATCCTGCTGCTCACGGCGATGAAACTCGTCCTGTTCCCGCTGCTGACGCTGCTGTTTCTCGCGCTTTTGGGCGCGGGGCGCGACATGCTGTTTGCCGGCGCGCTGCTCTCCTGCGTGCCGATGGCGAGCATGGTGGCCATCATCCACACGCAATACGGCCACGAGCAGCGCGGCGCGGCGGTGATGCTGTTGACCACCGTTTTGTCGTTTGCCGGCATCTCGCTGGTACTGCTGTTCGGCCGTTAGCCGTCAAATAATGGAAACACAAGGAAAAACATGAAACACCCGCTTCCCGAAGAAATCCGCCTGCGCCCCGACCGCGCCGCCCTCGCCCTGGTTTACGGCGGGCAAACCAAAGAATTGAGTGCCGAATACCTGCGCGTCTATTCCCCCAGCGCAGAAGTGCGCGGCCACGCCCCGGGGCAGGAAGTGTTGCAGGCGGGCAAGCTGGGCACCACCATCACCGACCTCGACCCCGTCGGCAACTACGCGCTGAAAATCGTCTTTTCAGACGGCCACGACAGCGGCCTCTACGACTGGGACTATCTGTATAAACTGGCACACGAATACGCTACAATGTGGCGCGACTACCTCGCCCGCCTCAAAGCCGCCGGCGCCTCGCGCACACCGTCGGAAACTGCGGCCGCACCAAAAAAGAAAAGCGGCTGCGGCGGCTGCGGCGGGCATTGAAGGCCGTC
The window above is part of the Neisseria bacilliformis genome. Proteins encoded here:
- a CDS encoding AEC family transporter; the protein is MQDVFNITAPVFLIIALGYGAVRSGAFCFEELRGAAKFVLKTGLPALVFFAIAGKPFREVFDAVYLAGYGLATFCAFSAGWLLMRLRTGDGVQAALGGFAVSFSNTGFIGYPILTMAVGEAAGKYFAMNVLVENMFLIPLFFLLADSAGGGGEKGRLKTALPVVANLLKNPIMLAQFAALPFALGWLPLPAALLKTASVLASGSAPVALFVIGGSLVGLKLGGRLGEILLLTAMKLVLFPLLTLLFLALLGAGRDMLFAGALLSCVPMASMVAIIHTQYGHEQRGAAVMLLTTVLSFAGISLVLLFGR
- a CDS encoding gamma-butyrobetaine hydroxylase-like domain-containing protein, which codes for MKHPLPEEIRLRPDRAALALVYGGQTKELSAEYLRVYSPSAEVRGHAPGQEVLQAGKLGTTITDLDPVGNYALKIVFSDGHDSGLYDWDYLYKLAHEYATMWRDYLARLKAAGASRTPSETAAAPKKKSGCGGCGGH